A section of the Marinoscillum sp. 108 genome encodes:
- a CDS encoding exostosin family protein produces the protein MGNLKSRRVRKFWKAPINRKLDIFDYRYKTLFPYLSGDTFRAIGEVIIDKSSHNPTIPKKDSPLIVYAIQTRPGDFVNIFFDKIIHKIDQEFVLITHNGMTPDWSKYEKHLDDDRMLAWFGKNLVYDHPKSHTIPLGITNQRDPHERGGSQEFWNQMRATPPEKDITCYVNVGIGHKKQARYENRLQTVNYFKAQSFATCVGERSWLQYAQEMHRSRFVIAPPGEALDTFRLWEALYLGAIPVVTSTPLDPMYREFPVWIVEDWEEVTEEALEKKWLELSPQFNNLPQLWAGHWYKKILSFVK, from the coding sequence ATGGGAAATTTAAAATCAAGAAGAGTCAGGAAATTCTGGAAAGCCCCGATCAATAGGAAACTTGACATTTTTGACTACCGATACAAAACACTCTTTCCTTACCTCTCAGGAGATACGTTCAGGGCCATCGGAGAGGTGATCATAGATAAAAGCTCTCATAACCCCACCATTCCGAAAAAGGACAGTCCACTGATCGTCTATGCCATTCAGACCAGACCCGGCGACTTTGTCAATATCTTTTTCGATAAAATCATCCACAAGATTGATCAGGAATTTGTCCTGATCACTCACAATGGCATGACCCCAGACTGGTCTAAATATGAAAAGCACCTGGATGACGACCGGATGCTTGCCTGGTTTGGCAAAAACTTGGTTTATGATCATCCAAAATCCCACACCATTCCTCTAGGGATAACCAATCAGCGTGATCCTCATGAGCGTGGTGGTTCTCAGGAATTCTGGAATCAGATGCGCGCCACCCCGCCAGAAAAGGACATCACATGTTATGTAAACGTGGGCATCGGACACAAAAAACAGGCGCGTTACGAAAACCGGCTTCAAACGGTCAATTACTTCAAAGCCCAGTCCTTTGCCACCTGTGTGGGTGAGCGATCATGGCTGCAGTATGCCCAGGAGATGCACCGATCCAGGTTCGTGATTGCTCCTCCGGGAGAGGCGCTGGATACCTTCCGGCTTTGGGAAGCCCTTTACCTGGGAGCTATCCCTGTGGTTACCTCCACTCCTTTGGACCCCATGTACCGGGAGTTCCCGGTGTGGATCGTGGAAGATTGGGAAGAAGTGACCGAGGAAGCACTTGAAAAGAAGTGGCTTGAGCTATCTCCTCAATTCAACAACCTGCCGCAGTTGTGGGCAGGTCACTGGTATAAGAAAATCCTTAGCTTCGTCAAATAA
- a CDS encoding putative nucleotide-diphospho-sugar transferase — MPDITIIQLATPNIDRYALFSAASARSYALAHGYHLQIQRSKTITDLHINWTKIDILKTVLANSPQGPDSYVILLDADTVIMRPDRTIDYFVGKYGRPNTSIYMAADTPFSLSRKKKPNAGFVIVRNDETGRKIIARWIDAAYNDGKQFNDIHPRNQLVYWNCVEPEYQEQQVVLPKRYFHKPLWWVPKPMKKNRFLYHITSSNVDSRTAQMQGFYEEACGNRKNLEETKALLDGGKEGLLSLC, encoded by the coding sequence ATGCCTGACATTACAATCATCCAATTGGCCACACCAAACATCGACAGATACGCTCTCTTCAGTGCGGCATCTGCCCGCAGCTATGCCCTGGCCCACGGGTATCACCTCCAGATCCAACGATCCAAAACCATCACCGACCTGCACATCAACTGGACCAAGATTGATATCCTCAAAACGGTGTTGGCTAATAGTCCTCAGGGACCGGATTCCTATGTAATCCTTCTGGATGCGGATACGGTCATCATGCGACCAGACCGCACCATCGATTATTTTGTTGGTAAATACGGAAGACCCAACACGTCCATTTATATGGCCGCAGATACACCTTTCTCCTTAAGTAGAAAAAAGAAGCCGAATGCTGGTTTTGTGATTGTCAGAAATGATGAAACCGGGCGCAAAATTATAGCTAGATGGATTGATGCTGCCTACAACGATGGTAAGCAATTCAACGATATTCATCCAAGAAATCAGCTGGTATACTGGAACTGTGTGGAGCCAGAGTATCAGGAGCAACAGGTAGTTTTACCAAAAAGGTACTTTCACAAACCACTTTGGTGGGTACCGAAACCGATGAAGAAAAACCGATTTCTTTATCACATAACCTCCTCCAATGTAGATTCCCGAACTGCTCAGATGCAAGGGTTTTATGAGGAAGCATGTGGCAACCGTAAGAATCTGGAAGAAACCAAAGCGCTGCTGGATGGTGGAAAAGAAGGCTTACTTTCCCTCTGCTGA
- a CDS encoding glycosyltransferase yields the protein MAFYKDRQDVKYSFVMHDSETWTEQIGENAFIEHLKVPKVYGNWEYRYLTRSAPLEPILRRINPDVIEVGSPYFMPGIVRKIVRKHRLRARTYGFWHADFPVTYVKRFMEPMGQGMAKMGERMAWKYARKNYNQMDGVVVSSRLIMDRMERNGLKNVHFLPLGVNEQLFNPGRRDVGLIAELKKGNEDRLLLFFPHRFSKEKGLDVILKAYHMMCEGLDHEPVLIIAGAGPYEHLAREAGEKYEFVELRGFIEGKEEMARYYASADLGFALSKWETFGLSLLESLSSGLPLIAANEGAAYEHIDTSGAGTIIKEVTPEAVARAVIEFSLMDAKKMREKARAYAEPLTWESCFENQLAIYRG from the coding sequence ATGGCGTTTTATAAAGATCGACAGGATGTAAAGTATTCGTTCGTAATGCATGACAGTGAAACATGGACTGAGCAGATCGGGGAGAATGCTTTTATAGAACACCTGAAGGTGCCCAAAGTGTATGGCAACTGGGAGTATCGGTACCTGACCAGAAGTGCACCCCTGGAACCCATACTCAGGAGGATTAACCCTGATGTGATTGAAGTGGGGTCGCCTTATTTTATGCCGGGAATTGTGCGGAAGATTGTCCGAAAGCATAGATTGAGGGCCCGGACCTACGGGTTTTGGCATGCCGATTTTCCAGTGACATATGTAAAACGATTCATGGAGCCAATGGGCCAGGGCATGGCCAAAATGGGCGAGCGAATGGCCTGGAAGTACGCCCGCAAAAACTACAACCAGATGGATGGAGTGGTGGTGTCTAGCAGGCTGATTATGGATAGGATGGAAAGGAATGGTTTAAAGAATGTTCATTTTTTGCCACTGGGGGTGAATGAACAACTTTTTAATCCAGGCAGAAGGGATGTGGGGCTGATTGCCGAATTGAAGAAGGGGAACGAAGATCGGTTACTGCTGTTTTTTCCGCATCGGTTTAGCAAAGAAAAAGGGCTGGATGTCATACTGAAGGCTTACCACATGATGTGTGAAGGACTGGATCATGAACCAGTGTTGATCATAGCTGGCGCCGGCCCCTATGAACATTTAGCCAGAGAAGCCGGTGAAAAGTATGAGTTTGTTGAACTCAGGGGATTTATAGAAGGAAAGGAAGAAATGGCTCGGTATTATGCCAGTGCAGATCTTGGGTTTGCACTGAGTAAATGGGAAACTTTCGGGCTTTCGCTGTTGGAATCTCTTAGTTCTGGCTTACCGCTGATAGCGGCTAATGAAGGAGCGGCCTATGAGCATATCGATACATCTGGGGCGGGTACCATAATTAAAGAGGTAACCCCCGAAGCAGTGGCCAGAGCGGTAATAGAGTTCTCATTAATGGACGCTAAGAAAATGCGTGAAAAGGCCAGAGCATACGCTGAGCCATTGACTTGGGAAAGCTGTTTTGAGAATCAGTTGGCCATCTACAGGGGTTAG
- a CDS encoding cyclic peptide export ABC transporter, with amino-acid sequence MKVIALLFKSSAWKFTVAAIASFISGTALTAVIYMINEAIKTEMANSDTIIWQFLGILLIYVTTSIFGAYLITLLSQVVIQDMRLTISNKILKASFHKLEYQTKRLFTILTDDINTISSIIIKLPAIFTAVTTVMACFAYMIFISWKLFCLFMIVFLMAFILYRLPLNSYGERLRKTRNHQNVLFGYFEGLIYGLKELTINKKFRSLYTKEIIEPLTEEQKKHQVIGKTTVEIFSRWGEVILFLGIGGILLIIKETGITTYDVMVQFLTVTVFTIAPLSKITRVLPDFQRINIALEQIDSAGLDLEKETAPALEEDNTKIFPVVESEPVISLKNVAYSYYHTEEEKFFKLGPINLDVKKGQVTFLIGGNGSGKSTLAKVLCGLYPPQEGEVTHFGKKVLPENVENFRDQFNVIFADFYLFDEIIHIPQSVIDEKAQEYLKLLELDKKVEIVNRKLTTTNLSTGQRKRLALLISYLEDKPIYLFDEWAAGLDPYYKKIFYKKLIPDLKARGKTVFAITHDESYFDCADEVIMLKEGQLLETHLLHDQLQEFFN; translated from the coding sequence ATGAAAGTAATTGCCCTTCTTTTCAAGTCTTCGGCATGGAAGTTTACCGTAGCAGCCATTGCCAGCTTCATCTCCGGAACTGCCCTCACTGCGGTGATCTACATGATCAATGAGGCCATCAAAACCGAAATGGCCAATTCCGACACGATCATCTGGCAATTTCTGGGCATCCTGCTCATCTATGTCACCACCAGCATTTTTGGTGCTTACCTGATCACACTCCTCAGCCAGGTGGTGATCCAGGACATGCGCCTCACCATCAGCAATAAAATTCTGAAAGCCTCCTTTCACAAGCTCGAATATCAGACCAAAAGGCTTTTCACCATCCTCACGGATGACATCAACACTATTTCCTCCATCATTATCAAGCTACCCGCCATTTTCACAGCGGTCACCACGGTAATGGCCTGCTTCGCTTACATGATCTTCATCTCCTGGAAGCTCTTTTGTTTATTCATGATTGTATTTCTGATGGCCTTTATCCTGTACAGGCTCCCGCTCAACTCTTATGGTGAGCGCCTGAGGAAAACCAGAAATCATCAGAATGTGCTTTTCGGCTATTTTGAAGGACTTATTTATGGGCTCAAAGAACTCACAATCAATAAGAAATTCAGGAGTCTCTACACCAAGGAAATCATTGAACCACTCACCGAAGAGCAAAAAAAACATCAGGTAATTGGCAAAACGACCGTGGAGATATTCTCCCGATGGGGTGAGGTTATCCTGTTTCTGGGGATTGGTGGTATCCTTTTGATCATCAAAGAAACTGGCATAACTACCTATGACGTAATGGTTCAATTCCTCACGGTAACGGTTTTCACCATTGCACCTCTTTCTAAAATCACCCGGGTACTCCCTGATTTTCAGCGAATCAATATCGCTTTGGAGCAAATTGACTCAGCCGGTTTGGATCTGGAAAAAGAAACCGCCCCGGCTTTGGAAGAGGACAACACCAAGATTTTCCCTGTAGTGGAATCTGAGCCTGTCATTTCACTGAAAAATGTCGCCTATAGCTACTACCACACCGAAGAGGAGAAATTTTTCAAACTTGGCCCGATCAATCTGGATGTAAAAAAAGGTCAGGTGACCTTCCTCATAGGCGGGAATGGTAGCGGTAAAAGCACCCTGGCCAAAGTACTCTGCGGCCTTTATCCTCCTCAGGAAGGTGAAGTGACCCACTTCGGAAAAAAGGTGCTCCCTGAGAATGTTGAAAATTTCCGAGACCAGTTTAATGTCATCTTTGCAGACTTCTACCTTTTTGATGAAATCATTCATATCCCACAGTCCGTCATCGATGAAAAAGCTCAGGAATATTTGAAACTGCTGGAGCTGGACAAAAAAGTGGAAATCGTGAATAGAAAGCTCACCACCACCAACCTTTCCACCGGGCAGAGAAAAAGATTGGCACTGCTGATATCCTATCTGGAAGACAAACCCATCTACTTGTTTGATGAGTGGGCAGCGGGGCTGGATCCGTACTATAAGAAAATATTCTACAAGAAATTGATTCCGGATTTGAAGGCTCGTGGTAAAACTGTTTTTGCCATCACCCATGATGAATCCTATTTCGACTGTGCAGATGAGGTGATCATGCTCAAAGAAGGTCAGCTATTGGAAACCCACCTGCTGCACGATCAACTGCAGGAGTTTTTTAATTAA
- a CDS encoding glycosyltransferase domain-containing protein codes for MGLKLVTLVDKIDERMSPLQRSCEEHGLKLEVVGVGTTWKRNAFKFRVLEKYLQSEGVDDDDVLLLVDAFDVVMNAGESDLMERYLAQNADVVFSAEANYYFREADLSLKYWRIYPRQEGSVYHFLNSGTFMARASALKALLSEISVTYGVDYQDDDQLYQVRSDQYLYSRYYVDATLGLVHPKFTIKLDSEQKLFGCSGGRMCVASWGRVSEIQDYLFFKYERRMLKTFWIKETQENCRDLSFSGGQFHNTFTGSSPAIIHLPGTYTRFETVLNKIKGKPTFNRWTWARPLALVLSFIAFLRSVVNFWYISRVNQGVTEIKAIFPLQKGADLTRFAEGGYFRSGKCYPKDNPFTI; via the coding sequence ATGGGTTTAAAGTTGGTGACATTGGTGGATAAGATTGACGAGCGAATGTCGCCCCTGCAGCGGTCTTGTGAGGAGCATGGTCTGAAGTTGGAAGTGGTGGGTGTGGGTACTACGTGGAAACGAAATGCCTTTAAGTTTAGGGTGCTGGAGAAGTACCTTCAGTCAGAGGGTGTTGATGATGATGATGTGCTCTTGCTGGTAGACGCCTTTGATGTGGTGATGAATGCAGGAGAGAGTGATCTCATGGAGAGATACCTGGCACAGAATGCAGATGTGGTGTTTTCTGCAGAGGCTAATTACTACTTCCGTGAGGCTGATCTCAGCCTGAAGTATTGGAGGATTTATCCTCGGCAAGAGGGTTCTGTTTATCACTTTTTGAACTCAGGTACCTTCATGGCCCGGGCTTCCGCCCTGAAAGCTTTGTTGTCTGAAATTTCCGTTACCTATGGTGTGGATTATCAGGATGATGATCAGCTATATCAGGTAAGATCGGATCAGTACTTATATAGCCGTTATTATGTAGATGCTACGCTGGGCCTGGTTCATCCAAAGTTCACCATCAAACTGGATTCAGAGCAGAAGCTTTTTGGCTGCTCGGGCGGACGAATGTGTGTAGCCTCCTGGGGACGGGTATCAGAAATACAGGATTACCTGTTTTTCAAATACGAGCGGAGGATGCTAAAAACCTTTTGGATAAAAGAAACTCAGGAAAATTGTCGCGACCTCAGTTTTTCGGGAGGACAATTTCACAATACCTTCACTGGAAGTTCCCCGGCAATCATCCACCTTCCCGGGACTTACACCCGCTTTGAAACCGTTTTGAATAAGATCAAGGGAAAGCCTACGTTTAACCGATGGACATGGGCGCGACCTCTGGCTTTGGTATTGAGTTTCATAGCTTTTCTCAGGTCAGTGGTCAACTTTTGGTATATATCGCGAGTGAATCAAGGGGTGACTGAGATTAAGGCCATTTTTCCTTTACAAAAGGGTGCTGACCTGACTAGGTTTGCGGAAGGAGGTTATTTTAGGTCTGGGAAGTGCTACCCCAAAGACAATCCTTTTACGATTTGA
- a CDS encoding glycosyltransferase family 4 protein yields the protein MQTHCFKLIQELEKNHTIHPVIWKSNYPRGLFFLTVIFRVLIRLKRNPQIKCIYVNDGLMALICTPLLFLTSVPMYVTIHGLDVTFPSKFYQGWIRKYLNQYHKIITVSGPTTDLCLKKGVKPEKLTLIENAVDINFQEEPENPNFRSEFGHEIGANLEGKFLICSLGRAIPRKGFNWFTRNVYPSLPENAVYLVIARKFPQEKLFRWIQRLTPGRLFEKIRLLVGAEIDDTAVNDSIREMKLEGRVFYLSQFTHSRAKIFEIIKHCDLFVMPNIEVPGDYEGFGLVALEAASQGTLTLAANVDGIPSAVKNGINGYLIEGGNASEWSLKIRYFMDHPEELKASAQEFKTNTMTKGRSWDTMARRYAEVFSETPEPN from the coding sequence ATGCAAACTCATTGCTTCAAACTTATTCAGGAGCTTGAAAAAAACCATACCATCCATCCAGTCATCTGGAAAAGTAACTACCCACGAGGCCTCTTTTTCCTAACGGTGATATTTAGGGTTTTGATCAGACTCAAAAGGAATCCTCAGATCAAGTGTATCTATGTCAATGATGGGCTCATGGCCCTCATCTGCACCCCGCTGCTTTTTCTTACCAGCGTGCCCATGTATGTAACCATTCATGGACTGGACGTTACCTTCCCATCCAAATTTTATCAAGGATGGATTCGGAAATACCTCAACCAGTATCACAAAATAATAACCGTCTCCGGCCCCACTACTGACTTGTGTCTCAAGAAGGGTGTAAAGCCTGAAAAACTGACTTTGATAGAAAACGCAGTAGACATCAATTTTCAGGAGGAGCCCGAAAACCCAAACTTCAGGAGCGAGTTTGGTCATGAAATTGGGGCAAACCTGGAGGGTAAATTCCTCATCTGCTCTCTGGGCAGAGCCATCCCACGCAAGGGGTTTAATTGGTTCACACGAAATGTCTATCCCAGCCTTCCAGAGAATGCTGTCTATCTGGTGATCGCCAGGAAATTCCCTCAGGAGAAATTATTTAGGTGGATCCAACGGCTCACCCCCGGCAGATTATTTGAAAAAATCCGGCTGCTGGTAGGCGCGGAAATAGACGATACTGCCGTCAATGACAGCATCAGAGAAATGAAACTTGAGGGCCGGGTGTTTTACCTTTCTCAGTTTACACACTCGCGAGCTAAAATCTTCGAAATCATCAAACATTGTGATCTTTTCGTGATGCCTAACATTGAAGTCCCCGGTGATTATGAAGGTTTTGGCCTGGTCGCTTTGGAAGCCGCTTCTCAAGGCACCCTTACCCTGGCCGCCAACGTGGACGGGATACCTTCAGCTGTAAAAAATGGGATCAATGGATACCTGATAGAGGGCGGAAATGCCTCAGAGTGGTCACTAAAAATCCGTTATTTCATGGATCATCCTGAGGAATTAAAGGCGAGCGCTCAAGAGTTTAAAACAAATACAATGACAAAAGGAAGAAGCTGGGACACCATGGCACGGCGGTATGCAGAAGTCTTTTCTGAAACGCCAGAGCCCAATTGA
- a CDS encoding capsule assembly Wzi family protein, translating into MIRKTLGVLLLLSAMAGKTQVLYPDSYLVDYNKLLELQNDSLRKRIMVNTANVSPNEYDRTPEWNAWGDHYQIYRGGENRFSVLPVISSFGFNSKYPRSYNDGPVWRGKGMNADINFGFRGHFGMLHYTFAPVVYYAQNKDYPRPNGAASEFSYPYSSRIDWVQRYGAEAVTKFHMGQSDLRLIYKKMTLGVSTQNVVLGPSQVNPIIMSNNAAMFPHIDFGTDTPIETVIGDFEFRSYWGIMNESDYYDDNDRNNQRYFQGGGAYYRPSFLPGLSVGATRIHYRDWKIQKFALSDVFLSFADFSSNKDSLSSGSVVNDVYDQMVAINLKWTFEEVGFETYLEFAKNDFSNIRALATEPEHSRAYTIGFIKVFDLGDNKAVKATYEHTTLGQTRLIKLRFSPPYYLHHLAPQGYTQGGQLLGAGIGPGSNGDILMVNYYFPQGMYGMSLQRIRFNDDYAFGTFDPNGDRPFDMEYTATLKALRFVSDFSVGAELSLSNRLNWQYIKGNDVKNLYFRFVLGYQLANLAKQ; encoded by the coding sequence ATGATTAGAAAAACATTAGGTGTCCTTTTATTGCTTTCGGCCATGGCCGGAAAAACCCAGGTTTTGTACCCAGATTCTTATCTGGTGGACTACAATAAGTTGCTGGAATTGCAAAATGATTCGCTGCGGAAACGGATCATGGTGAATACTGCAAATGTTTCCCCTAATGAGTATGACCGAACTCCTGAATGGAATGCCTGGGGAGATCATTATCAGATTTACCGAGGTGGTGAAAATCGTTTCAGCGTCCTTCCAGTGATTTCTTCTTTTGGCTTCAACTCAAAGTACCCCAGAAGCTATAATGACGGGCCCGTATGGCGTGGTAAGGGGATGAATGCAGATATTAATTTTGGTTTTAGAGGACATTTTGGGATGCTTCATTACACCTTCGCTCCAGTGGTTTACTATGCCCAGAATAAGGATTACCCTCGGCCTAATGGTGCTGCTAGCGAATTTAGTTACCCCTATTCCTCGAGGATAGACTGGGTGCAGCGGTATGGAGCTGAGGCTGTGACCAAGTTTCATATGGGGCAGTCGGATTTACGCCTGATTTATAAAAAAATGACACTTGGGGTTTCCACACAGAACGTAGTACTGGGTCCATCGCAGGTCAATCCCATCATTATGAGTAACAATGCCGCGATGTTTCCGCATATAGATTTCGGTACAGATACGCCTATTGAAACAGTGATCGGAGATTTTGAATTTCGATCCTACTGGGGCATTATGAACGAGTCTGATTACTACGACGATAATGATAGAAACAATCAACGGTACTTTCAGGGTGGAGGAGCCTATTACAGGCCATCCTTTCTTCCTGGTCTTTCCGTAGGTGCCACCAGGATTCACTATCGGGACTGGAAGATTCAAAAGTTCGCTTTGAGTGATGTTTTTCTTTCTTTTGCTGATTTTTCGAGCAATAAGGATAGCCTGAGTTCGGGTAGTGTGGTCAATGATGTTTATGACCAGATGGTGGCCATCAATTTAAAATGGACTTTTGAAGAGGTGGGTTTTGAAACTTACCTGGAGTTTGCTAAAAACGACTTCAGTAATATCCGTGCGCTGGCCACTGAGCCTGAGCATAGCAGGGCCTATACCATTGGTTTTATCAAGGTGTTTGATCTTGGTGACAACAAAGCGGTGAAAGCTACCTATGAGCACACCACTTTGGGGCAAACCCGATTGATCAAATTGCGATTTTCGCCTCCTTATTATTTGCATCACCTGGCGCCTCAGGGCTATACCCAAGGTGGACAACTGCTTGGTGCGGGCATTGGGCCGGGTTCTAATGGTGATATACTTATGGTTAATTATTATTTCCCTCAAGGGATGTATGGGATGAGTTTGCAACGAATCAGGTTTAACGACGACTATGCATTTGGCACCTTTGACCCCAATGGTGACAGGCCCTTTGATATGGAGTACACGGCTACCTTAAAGGCTCTGCGCTTTGTAAGCGACTTTTCAGTGGGCGCAGAGCTCTCCCTTAGCAACCGGCTCAACTGGCAGTATATCAAAGGTAACGATGTGAAGAATCTCTACTTTAGGTTTGTATTGGGGTACCAGCTGGCTAATTTGGCGAAACAATAA
- a CDS encoding acyloxyacyl hydrolase — translation MNHRKVRLCLAVSMLCLAGSVYSQSSPSFFLTFSRHQSAIFQSQNSFLNGDNGSEQRISQCAGYKGELGWQTRNASAENQLLHYPAFGFGYTSFRFPQTNELGSPFALYSFLDAPFIRTERFALKYMFRLGLSLNWKAEHPVLNPNNSVIGSARNLYINSGILLEYNVFRNTTLNLDLGSSHFSNGHRSSPNRGVNLLTGSVGVRYHFQDYQSLAARSIGEILEFDDRNELYFTFGTGVREQTFGYFELDKKVAFVNKNYRFYNLSVALQRQTGYLLKWGGGIDLMSNGAANAKLEQLQNGAWKKLEVPLGEKLQLGLFGSLEWVMKDFSILIQPGYRVIDQEKIRKVTRFYQHLGIKYHVQDFIIGMGIRSVNFSESEYVELNLGYRLFWYGK, via the coding sequence ATGAATCATAGGAAAGTACGCTTATGTCTGGCGGTTTCAATGCTGTGTTTAGCAGGGAGTGTATACAGTCAATCAAGTCCGAGTTTTTTTCTGACATTTAGCAGACATCAGAGTGCCATATTTCAATCACAAAATAGTTTTCTGAATGGTGACAATGGCTCCGAACAGAGGATCTCTCAATGTGCCGGGTACAAAGGTGAGCTTGGCTGGCAGACAAGAAATGCCAGTGCTGAGAATCAGTTGTTGCACTATCCGGCTTTCGGTTTTGGATATACCTCCTTTCGCTTTCCTCAAACCAATGAGTTGGGCAGCCCATTCGCTTTGTATTCATTCTTAGATGCGCCATTTATCCGGACCGAGAGATTTGCCCTTAAATACATGTTTCGCTTAGGACTTTCCCTCAATTGGAAAGCCGAACACCCCGTGCTCAATCCGAATAACAGTGTTATCGGATCAGCAAGAAACTTGTATATCAACTCTGGTATTTTGCTGGAATACAACGTATTCCGCAATACCACATTGAATTTGGACCTGGGGTCTTCGCATTTTTCCAATGGCCACAGGTCTTCACCAAACAGAGGTGTCAACCTGTTGACCGGTTCTGTGGGTGTGCGGTATCATTTTCAGGACTACCAAAGTTTGGCCGCCCGTTCCATAGGCGAAATTCTTGAATTTGATGACCGCAATGAGCTGTATTTTACTTTTGGAACAGGTGTTAGAGAGCAGACTTTCGGCTACTTCGAGCTGGATAAGAAGGTGGCCTTTGTTAATAAGAACTATCGCTTTTACAACCTGTCAGTGGCTTTGCAGCGTCAAACTGGCTATTTACTCAAATGGGGTGGGGGGATAGACCTGATGAGCAATGGAGCAGCCAACGCCAAATTGGAACAACTTCAAAACGGGGCCTGGAAGAAATTAGAAGTTCCGCTGGGAGAAAAGTTACAACTGGGCTTGTTCGGGTCTTTGGAGTGGGTTATGAAGGATTTTTCCATATTGATCCAGCCTGGCTATCGGGTTATTGATCAGGAGAAGATCCGAAAGGTGACCCGATTTTACCAGCATTTAGGAATCAAATATCATGTCCAGGATTTCATTATTGGTATGGGAATCCGATCGGTTAATTTTTCCGAATCTGAATACGTAGAGTTGAACCTTGGTTATAGATTGTTTTGGTATGGTAAATAA
- a CDS encoding glycosyltransferase family 1 protein, producing MSKIRIAFFLDVMKEDFDGVSITMHQVINRIPKETFEPIFITPQPPERDFKYPVYQCPYLNIPFSNKDYRLALPGRMKELTDILDDFGPDILHFSSPSGLGGFAVKYARRKQIPVTTIYHTHFPSFANYYLRYIPFVEKITEPIVHRLFWLYRGSTRVFAPTKSMEEYLLGKGVKSDQLKIWGRGVNTERFSPEHRDDLLWPQLPEGCKKVLFVSRLVKEKEPKTLIRLYNLFQERRPEIKMVITGEGPTRAKLEKNMPEALFTGKLTGLDLSRAYASADIFVFPSTTETFGNVVLEALASGLPVVAAAEGGPKDIIQDGETGVLVEPQQEEAFFAEIVKLVDDAAYYEGVRNAALAYARSQNWESLCQELFSTYTALVQSAEGK from the coding sequence ATGTCAAAAATAAGGATAGCTTTTTTTCTGGATGTAATGAAGGAGGATTTTGATGGGGTGAGTATCACTATGCATCAGGTGATCAACCGTATTCCGAAAGAGACTTTCGAGCCCATATTTATTACCCCACAGCCTCCGGAGAGAGACTTTAAGTATCCTGTCTACCAATGCCCATATCTCAATATCCCATTTAGCAACAAAGACTACAGGCTTGCCTTGCCCGGGAGAATGAAGGAACTCACGGATATTCTTGATGACTTTGGGCCGGACATTTTGCATTTCAGTTCGCCGAGTGGCTTAGGTGGATTTGCAGTAAAATATGCCCGGCGAAAACAAATCCCCGTGACCACTATTTATCATACACACTTCCCCAGTTTTGCCAACTATTACCTCAGATACATTCCTTTTGTTGAAAAGATCACCGAACCGATCGTGCATAGACTCTTTTGGCTCTATAGGGGAAGCACCAGGGTCTTTGCCCCTACGAAAAGCATGGAGGAATACCTGCTGGGAAAAGGAGTAAAGTCCGATCAGTTGAAAATCTGGGGGCGAGGTGTGAATACTGAACGCTTTAGCCCTGAGCATAGAGATGACCTGCTCTGGCCTCAGCTTCCAGAAGGGTGCAAAAAGGTGCTATTCGTAAGCCGGCTGGTCAAAGAAAAGGAGCCTAAAACATTGATACGCCTGTATAATCTTTTTCAGGAGCGAAGACCTGAAATAAAAATGGTGATCACAGGTGAGGGGCCCACCAGGGCTAAGCTGGAAAAAAATATGCCCGAAGCGCTTTTCACGGGTAAGCTCACCGGGCTGGACTTGTCCCGGGCGTATGCCTCAGCGGATATCTTCGTGTTTCCTTCTACTACTGAGACTTTTGGAAATGTGGTGCTTGAGGCGTTGGCCTCTGGTTTGCCGGTGGTAGCCGCTGCTGAAGGCGGCCCCAAAGACATTATCCAGGACGGAGAAACCGGAGTGCTCGTAGAGCCTCAACAAGAGGAGGCCTTTTTCGCCGAAATCGTGAAGCTGGTGGATGATGCCGCTTATTACGAGGGTGTCAGAAATGCTGCATTGGCCTATGCCAGGTCTCAAAACTGGGAGAGTTTGTGCCAGGAGCTTTTCAGTACTTACACGGCCCTTGTTCAATCAGCAGAGGGAAAGTAA